The region ATCCATACAGGTATCCAGCATTAAAAGAATCTCCGGCACCGGTGGTATCAAGAGAATTTACGCAGTAAGCTCTGCCGTAAACCGACTCGCCGTCTTTCAGCAGCCGGGACCCCCGGGCTCCCATTTTAATGGCTGCATGTGAGCAGTAACCGGATAGCTTTTCAATGCCCGCATCCAATGTGGAGGCTCGGGTATATTCCATTAATTCTTTATCATTGATGAAAAACACATCCAGTTTCTTTGTTATCTCAAACAAACATTCATCCCAGCATCCTGTATCATCCCAGCCTACATCCATGGAAACCGTAGCTCCGGCTCCATGGGCGTCTTCAATAAATTGCAGATATTCTTCCAAATCAATGCGTCCCCTGTAATTAGTCAGGTGGGTATGCCGTGTTTTTTCCAGCAGTCCCTTAGGAATATCCTTTGGCGTAACCTCATTTACACAGCCGTCATAGGTAATAAACCGTCTGTCCTTGTCCACATCCAGCGCAATTGAAATTCCTGTACTTTTTTCAGAACGCCTGGTCTTTACTTTTAC is a window of [Clostridium] saccharolyticum WM1 DNA encoding:
- a CDS encoding carbohydrate kinase family protein; its protein translation is MKEIDVLIAGTPNIDLIVPPYDALPGPGEEIRVDNIYVLCGGGVAITSIGLSKLGMKTMIYGAVHHDLFGEFILQEMQKYGVKVKTRRSEKSTGISIALDVDKDRRFITYDGCVNEVTPKDIPKGLLEKTRHTHLTNYRGRIDLEEYLQFIEDAHGAGATVSMDVGWDDTGCWDECLFEITKKLDVFFINDKELMEYTRASTLDAGIEKLSGYCSHAAIKMGARGSRLLKDGESVYGRAYCVNSLDTTGAGDSFNAGYLYGFLNGLSPEECLKAANFCGASSVQGYGGYVNVPNLKQLKEELK